Proteins from a single region of Gossypium arboreum isolate Shixiya-1 chromosome 1, ASM2569848v2, whole genome shotgun sequence:
- the LOC108482257 gene encoding labd-13Z-ene-9,15,16-triol synthase, chloroplastic-like, producing the protein MLQTAYTLYPWLLDLSKPKDGLFRAVLSFVMVILAISFWHLWFVKKSKKIVAQLPPGPRGLPIVGYLPFLGTDNLHLSFAELAATYGPIFKLWLGSKLCVVISSPELAKEVVRHHDVTFSERDPPIAAQVASFGCNDIAFDSYSNTRWKNKRKVLATELLTNARLNACYGLRREQVMNGLKDVYENVGKPIDIGKWTFLVALNAAISMILGGELPGEKGATIEGNLKENSSESMVLLGKPNVSDFFPAIARFDIQGIERRMRKINQQFNRLIESIIEVAIDKEKDKKSSEQKLGFLELLLHLERNNNEDNASPLTMDEVKGLLVDILVGGTDTTTTMVEWTMAELMQHPEIMEKVKKELSDVVGVNNTVEEFHLSNLSYLNAVIKETFRLHPALPLLIPRCPARSVHLNGYTIPKGSRLFINIMSIHRNPRIWENPLEFRPERFLNDPDNSNYYGNDFRFMPFGSGRRKCPGIPLAEKLLFFILASLLHSFEWRLPHGTVLDMSGKFGIVMKKKKSVLLIPTPRLTNLEINC; encoded by the exons ATGTTGCAGACAGCTTACACCTTGTATCCATGGCTATTAGATTTGAGCAAGCCGAAAGATGGACTCTTTCGAGCTGTCTTATCCTTTGTCATGGTCATACTTGCAATTTCATTTTGGCACCTATGGTTCGTTAAGAAGTCCAAGAAGATCGTCGCTCAGTTGCCGCCAGGCCCTCGAGGGTTGCCGATAGTGGGATATCTTCCATTTCTTGGCACCGATAATCTTCACCTGTCCTTCGCCGAACTGGCTGCAACCTATGGTCCCATCTTCAAACTTTGGCTTGGCAGCAAGCTATGTGTCGTAATTAGCTCACCGGAACTAGCAAAAGAAGTGGTTCGTCACCATGATGTAACATTCTCTGAACGAGATCCACCCATTGCTGCACAAGTTGCTAGCTTTGGTTGCAATGATATTGCATTCGATTCTTACAGCAATACTCGATGGAAAAACAAGCGTAAAGTTCTTGCAACCGAGTTGCTTACCAATGCTAGGCTGAATGCTTGTTATGGTCTACGAAGAGAACAAGTAATGAATGGCCTTAAAGATGTGTATGAAAATGTTGGCAAGCCAATTGATATTGGGAAATGGACATTTTTAGTGGCATTGAATGCGGCCATCAGCATGATTTTGGGAGGTGAACTCCCAGGTGAGAAAGGGGCCACCATTGAAGGTAACTTGAAAGAGAATTCGTCTGAATCAATGGTGTTACTGGGAAAACCGAACGTCTCCGATTTTTTTCCGGCGATTGCACGGTTTGACATACAAGGTATTGAGAGGCGAATGAGGAAAATCAACCAACAGTTCAATCGACTTATTGAATCTATAATTGAAGTGGCCATTGATAAGGAAAAAGATAAGAAGAGTAGTGAACAAAAATTAGGCTTCTTAGAGCTGCTATTGCATTTGGAGCGCAATAACAACGAAGATAATGCATCACCTCTTACGATGGATGAAGTCAAGGGTCTGCTCGTG GATATATTGGTGGGTGGTACAGATACTACTACAACTATGGTAGAGTGGACAATGGCAGAGCTAATGCAACATCCAGAAATAATGGAGAAAGTGAAGAAGGAATTAAGTGATGTTGTTGGGGTAAACAACACCGTTGAAGAGTTTCACTTGTCTAATTTAAGTTACCTAAACGCTGTGATAAAGGAAACCTTCCGACTACATCCAGCACTACCGCTCCTTATTCCTCGATGTCCGGCCCGATCGGTCCATCTCAATGGCTATACCATACCAAAGGGCAGCAGGTTGTTCATAAATATTATGAGCATTCATAGGAATCCTCGTATTTGGGAGAATCCTTTAGAATTTCGACCGGAAAGATTCTTAAATGATCCTGACAATTCAAATTATTATGGAAATGATTTTCGGTTCATGCCATTCGGGTCCGGAAGGAGAAAGTGCCCAGGAATACCCTTAGCGGAGAAGCTATTGTTTTTCATATTGGCTTCATTGTTGCATTCTTTTGAGTGGAGATTGCCACACGGAACAGTGCTCGACATGTCCGGCAAATTTGGAATTGTTATGAAGAAAAAGAAATCCGTACTTCTTATTCCTACACCAAGATTAACTAATCTCGAAATTAATTGTTAA